TCCATCGCTTCCTTGACCGGGATCGGGTTGGTCTCGACGAAGAGTTCGCGAAAGAGCGGCCCGAGTTCGTGGTGGATCGTCCGGGCGCGCTCGTAATCGCCGTCCAGCGCCGCGCCGACCATCGCGCAGGTCCGCTCGGGTTCGACGTTTGCGGCGACGCTGATCGTCCCGGTTCCGCCGACCGAGATGACCGGCAGGGTGAGCGCGTCGTCGCCCGAGAGGACGGCGAAGTCCTCGTCGGTCGTCCGCTCGGCGATCTCGCCGATCTGGCCCAGATCGCCGCTGGCGGCCTTGTAGCCCGCGATGTTGTCGTGGCTCGCGAGTTCGACGGCGGTATCGGGCTCGATGTTTCGGCCCGTGCGCGAGGGCACGTTGTAGACGATCTGTGGCAGGTCGACGGCGTCGGCGATCGCCCGGTAGTGCTCGATCAGGCCGCGCTGTTCCGGCTTGTTGTAGTACGGCGAGATCAGCAGGAGGCCGTCGGCACCCGCGACGGCGGCGCGTTCGGAGAGTTCCAGCGCCTCGCGGGTGTTGTTCGACCCGGTGCCCGCGATGACGGGCACGTCGTCGACGGCCTCGATGACGGCCTCGACGACGCGGACGTGTTCGTCGTGGGTCAGCGTCGCGGATTCGCCCGTAGAGCCGACGGGAACGAGTCCGTCGACGCCGGCGGCCTCGAGGCGCTGGGCGTCGGCCTGCAGTGTCTGGAAGTCGATTCGTTCGTCCTCGTTGAAGGGCGTACACATCGCCGGAAAGACGCCCGAAAGGTCGATATCTGAACTCATGTGTGTCGGAATCCTCGTGGTCGGTCTGGTGTGTGTCGGTCGGCGGTCGTGGAGTAGTTGTTGATCGATCGTGGGCAACCGAACCGTGCCCGGGACGGGGTGCCACTCCCGCCGCGAGCACACTCACACGCGTTTACGTTTCGGAAAACGAGGGGCGACGCCGCTCACGACGCGACCGACGGTCGAGTGAGCGGCGTGGCGCATACGTGATACAGGCGGGTTCGACTGCCTTATCCGTTGTGACTTCGACCAACTATTGCCACAACCGCCCGATGGGGTGTGCTGGTGACACGGAGCAGCGAACGTGAAGTTCCGCGCAATTTATACCCGTCGCGAGCCGTCCATTCGTGTATGACTGACTTCGGCTTGAAAGTGCGAATGGCGGTCGTCGGATCGATCCTGTTCGCGTTCTACATGCTCGTCGGTGCGTTCGGGCTGGCGATGCTCGGCCCCGGCGCGTGGCCGCTGGTCCTGCTCGGTCTCCTCGTCCTCCCGTTCATCCAGTACAAGATCGGCGTGTGGTCTGCGACCCGGAGGGCGGAGGAGATGCCCGAAGAGGGCCAGTATCGGGACATCCACGGGATGACCGAGTCCCTGTGCCGGGACATGGACATCGAGAAACCCAAACTGATGGTCATGGACATGGGCGTCCCGAACGCCTTCGCGACGGGCCGGAAGGGCAACGGCGTCGTCGTGGTCTCGACGGAACTCGTTCGACTTCTCCAGCGCGACGAACTCGAGGGCGTGATCGCCCACGAACTCGCCCACATCAAGAACCGCGACGTCCTCGCGATGGTCGTCGGCAGTTCGATCGCGATGATGGTCGGCTGGGTCGCCTACATGGTCTACATCATGAGTAACGAGCGCGGTCTCGGCGGTATCATCGTCGGGATGGTCATCTCGAATATCGCACAGATGCTCGTGATGATCTTCGTGCTCGCCATCTCGCGGTACCGCGAGTACGTCGCCGACGAGGACGCCCGCCAGTACATCGGCAGCGGCGATCCGCTCGCACGGGCACTCGAGAAAATCTCGAAGGGTGCCGAGGGGCGCGAGTCGACCGTCGACGACAGCGTGAGCGCGCTGTGTATCTTCAACGCGAACCGGAGCCTCCTGTCACAGCTGTTCGCGACGCACCCGCCGACCGAAAAACGGATCGAGAAGCTTCGGGGCTAACGATCGGCGGACGGTCAGGTTGGCCTGCCTATCCCGGGAACTCGCGCGGTTCGAGGGAAGCGGTTTTTACGATTGCCCGACACGGCTAGGATATGACCGAGATTCATCCGGGCCAGCGGGTCGCCGTCCTCGTCGACGCCCAGAACCTCTACCATACGGCCCAGAGTCTCCACAGCCGCAACATCGACTACTCCGCGCTGCTCGAGAAGGCCGTCCAGGACCGCCAGCTCACGCGAGCGATCGCCTACGTCATCCGGGCCGATTCCCCGGAGGAGGAGAGCTTCTTCGAGGCCCTGGTCGACATCGGATTCGAGACGAAGATCAAGGACATCAAGACCTTCGCGGACGGCTCGAAGAAGGCCGACTGGGACGTCGGGATGAGCCTCGACGCCGTGACGCTGGCCAACCACGTCGACACGATCGTGCTCTGTACCGGCGACGGGGACTTCTCGCGGCTCTGTTCTCACCTGCGCCACGAGGGCGTTCGCGTCGAGGTGATGGCCTTCGAGTCCTCGACCGCGGAGGAACTGATCGCGGAGGCCGAGTCCTTCCTCGATCTCGGCGAACGCCACGAGACCTTTTTGCTCTAGCGGCGTCGCTGGATCTTGCTCGTTCGAGGGTGCGCGTCGTTCGCGACGCCGACGAGTAACGCCCCTGCCGCGACGATCAGCGTCACCCCCGTCAACGCGTAGACGGAGACGCGCGACTCGAACACGGCCGGCCCGGCGAGCGTCAGTGAACTCACCGCGAGGAGGGCCACCCCGAGGGAAATTTGCGTGAGATCCATCTCAGCAGCCGAGTACTGACTCGCTGTATATAACGTTCGTGATGATAGTCCGGATATGATGAATGTCAGCATATGCCGAACGGCGGGGCCGTCGTGACGACAAACGACGGCATCGTCGCGATAACGAACGACAGGACCGTCGCAGTGTATCCCCGCACGTCCCGGCGCGACACGTCTCCGCGCAGTCGAAGGGCTTTCGACGGCCCACGCCGAACGGGAACCGATGACCGATCCAGCCGACGGGAGCGCGGGCCTGGCTCAACTCCGGACGATCGCGGACTACCAGTTCGGTGCGGGCGCGGGGGCGGCGCTGTTCCCACCGGAGGAGTCAGTAACGATCAAGCGGACGTCCTCGGGCCGT
The nucleotide sequence above comes from Halosolutus halophilus. Encoded proteins:
- the dapA gene encoding 4-hydroxy-tetrahydrodipicolinate synthase, whose translation is MSSDIDLSGVFPAMCTPFNEDERIDFQTLQADAQRLEAAGVDGLVPVGSTGESATLTHDEHVRVVEAVIEAVDDVPVIAGTGSNNTREALELSERAAVAGADGLLLISPYYNKPEQRGLIEHYRAIADAVDLPQIVYNVPSRTGRNIEPDTAVELASHDNIAGYKAASGDLGQIGEIAERTTDEDFAVLSGDDALTLPVISVGGTGTISVAANVEPERTCAMVGAALDGDYERARTIHHELGPLFRELFVETNPIPVKEAMEIRGYGPARMRPPLTRLADEYREDLETVLADLDRESTEVADAAEGDR
- a CDS encoding M48 family metallopeptidase, translating into MTDFGLKVRMAVVGSILFAFYMLVGAFGLAMLGPGAWPLVLLGLLVLPFIQYKIGVWSATRRAEEMPEEGQYRDIHGMTESLCRDMDIEKPKLMVMDMGVPNAFATGRKGNGVVVVSTELVRLLQRDELEGVIAHELAHIKNRDVLAMVVGSSIAMMVGWVAYMVYIMSNERGLGGIIVGMVISNIAQMLVMIFVLAISRYREYVADEDARQYIGSGDPLARALEKISKGAEGRESTVDDSVSALCIFNANRSLLSQLFATHPPTEKRIEKLRG
- a CDS encoding NYN domain-containing protein produces the protein MTEIHPGQRVAVLVDAQNLYHTAQSLHSRNIDYSALLEKAVQDRQLTRAIAYVIRADSPEEESFFEALVDIGFETKIKDIKTFADGSKKADWDVGMSLDAVTLANHVDTIVLCTGDGDFSRLCSHLRHEGVRVEVMAFESSTAEELIAEAESFLDLGERHETFLL